The following proteins come from a genomic window of Synechococcus sp. NB0720_010:
- a CDS encoding chlorophyll a/b-binding protein: MNSIRNWGFTAEAELLNGRLAMLGFVIAIATELLTGSGVAHQLRALLP, encoded by the coding sequence ATGAACTCAATTCGCAACTGGGGTTTTACCGCCGAGGCCGAACTCTTGAATGGCCGTCTCGCGATGCTTGGTTTTGTGATTGCGATCGCTACCGAATTGCTTACCGGCAGTGGTGTCGCCCATCAGTTGAGGGCTCTATTGCCTTAG
- a CDS encoding RtcB family protein, translating to MDLTHWKQIDQYCWSYSDAGSFPLIAYGDQQCLLRMHPQVLEQAWTLSQLPGLSTSVTLLPDAHPGFAMPNGCVVGFDANHGGAILSGDIHLDHAYGVRCLKTGLQLSQLEPKLESLSETLQSGLAAGLIQRGLAHCNQDSFDLMLRSGAHWAVEEGWGFLEDLQYCEHQGLMPSADPGAVSAHAKDYVRQRLKHFGNGNHHVELHVVEDVYDLATASHFGLHVTSIVVVIEAGSAGLSQQTCRDNLSALHGLTWTPLHSELGHQLLASIHVSLNCALAYRQILTHLVRDVFRQYWPDLCLPLLVDASHNSVQEESHLVGHDPRHLWVQRQGSTRAFGPCHGHVPDLYRQVGQPVLLGGGMGSFTEVLCGVDSSEQRSLSTSCWNINGSLLSEKAGLVRRVARLRPLRCIQG from the coding sequence GTGGATCTCACTCATTGGAAGCAGATCGACCAGTACTGCTGGTCATATTCCGATGCTGGTTCGTTCCCACTGATCGCCTATGGCGACCAGCAGTGCCTTCTCCGCATGCATCCTCAGGTCCTTGAGCAGGCTTGGACTCTGTCTCAATTGCCTGGTCTTTCAACCTCTGTGACTCTGCTTCCCGATGCCCATCCAGGGTTTGCAATGCCCAACGGCTGTGTTGTCGGTTTCGATGCCAATCATGGCGGTGCGATCCTTTCTGGTGACATTCACCTTGATCATGCCTACGGCGTTCGCTGCCTAAAGACGGGGCTCCAACTCTCGCAACTTGAGCCAAAGCTTGAGTCCCTCTCTGAAACGTTGCAATCGGGACTAGCTGCAGGATTGATTCAACGTGGTCTCGCCCATTGCAATCAAGACTCTTTTGATCTGATGTTGCGAAGTGGAGCCCATTGGGCTGTAGAGGAGGGTTGGGGTTTTCTTGAGGATCTTCAATATTGCGAACATCAAGGCTTGATGCCTTCTGCTGACCCAGGCGCAGTGTCCGCTCATGCAAAAGACTACGTACGACAGCGTCTAAAACATTTTGGAAATGGCAACCACCATGTAGAGCTTCACGTGGTAGAGGATGTCTATGACCTAGCAACCGCATCCCATTTCGGCTTGCACGTCACCTCTATCGTTGTCGTGATCGAGGCTGGTTCAGCTGGCCTCAGTCAACAGACCTGTCGAGACAACCTTTCCGCACTGCATGGTCTGACCTGGACACCTTTGCACTCAGAGTTAGGTCACCAGTTGCTCGCCTCCATCCACGTTTCTCTTAATTGCGCTCTTGCTTATCGACAGATCCTGACGCACCTAGTCCGAGATGTTTTTCGCCAGTACTGGCCTGATCTCTGTCTGCCCCTACTTGTTGATGCTTCGCACAACAGTGTTCAGGAGGAATCCCATCTTGTCGGTCATGACCCCCGTCATCTTTGGGTGCAGCGACAAGGTTCCACTCGTGCTTTCGGCCCCTGTCATGGCCACGTCCCAGATTTGTACCGTCAGGTTGGTCAACCAGTTCTCTTGGGTGGGGGAATGGGATCTTTTACTGAGGTTCTCTGCGGTGTTGATTCATCTGAACAGAGATCATTGTCGACGAGTTGTTGGAATATCAATGGATCGCTCCTTAGCGAGAAGGCTGGCTTGGTTAGGCGTGTCGCACGTCTAAGGCCCCTGCGTTGTATTCAAGGTTGA
- a CDS encoding Hsp20/alpha crystallin family protein: protein MDLTKWDSLMDIENIVDRALNWSNARFTPALPLGGFGPRVDIHESDDSYMIKADMPGVDKEALSVGIEGEMLTIQGQRGRESLEGRSRIHRLERYHGTFSRSFSLPEDADGNTVNAVYENGELTVTIAKKSDVEKPRTQKVPVTIGESKHQ, encoded by the coding sequence GTGGATCTGACCAAGTGGGATTCATTGATGGACATTGAGAATATCGTTGATCGCGCTCTGAATTGGTCGAATGCACGATTCACACCTGCACTACCACTGGGCGGGTTTGGACCACGCGTGGATATCCATGAAAGCGACGACAGCTATATGATCAAGGCCGACATGCCAGGCGTAGACAAGGAAGCACTGTCGGTGGGCATCGAAGGGGAGATGCTGACCATCCAAGGCCAGCGTGGACGTGAAAGCTTAGAAGGCCGGTCTCGGATTCACCGCCTTGAGCGATATCATGGCACCTTCAGCAGAAGCTTTTCGTTACCGGAAGATGCAGACGGCAATACCGTGAATGCTGTTTACGAAAATGGAGAGTTGACCGTAACGATTGCCAAGAAGAGTGATGTTGAAAAGCCTAGAACACAGAAAGTTCCGGTGACAATAGGAGAGTCAAAGCATCAATAG
- a CDS encoding sensor domain-containing diguanylate cyclase: protein MPVDEDQRLRDLQRHDLLDTPPDPHLQRLVKLAADVFQVPIALVSLVDQNRQWFLARYGLNATETPRQAAFCAHAVTQNSVLLVPDALQDDRFSNNPLVLGEPYIRFYAGAPLLSPDGHRLGTLCLIDRDSRPFDDHQQTMLQQMAELVMREIELRQQSLLCPVTHLFTRNSFFHLASIELEGARRNDIPLALLNLDIDNFNQVNNRWGHQAADQVLLDVCNSVKQHLRIEDLFGRIVDEELSVLFVNADECHSLALSESIRHDLEILPGIFDHSDYRPRISGGLVSLSPNDNEFADLFGRADQALSMAKGNGRNQIVRII from the coding sequence ATGCCAGTTGATGAGGATCAGAGGTTGCGCGATCTTCAACGCCATGACCTCCTTGATACCCCACCTGATCCCCATCTTCAGCGGTTAGTCAAGCTAGCCGCTGACGTGTTTCAGGTGCCCATCGCTTTGGTCTCCCTCGTTGATCAGAACCGCCAATGGTTTCTGGCACGTTATGGTCTCAACGCTACGGAGACCCCACGGCAAGCTGCTTTTTGTGCACACGCCGTCACCCAGAATTCAGTCTTGCTCGTACCCGATGCACTTCAGGACGATCGTTTTTCGAATAATCCACTGGTTTTAGGAGAGCCCTATATCCGCTTCTATGCAGGCGCACCTTTGCTCTCTCCTGATGGGCATAGGCTTGGCACGCTCTGTCTGATTGACCGTGACTCTCGTCCATTCGATGATCATCAGCAGACGATGCTGCAGCAAATGGCTGAACTTGTCATGCGTGAGATTGAACTCCGTCAGCAGAGTCTGCTTTGCCCTGTCACCCATCTTTTTACTCGCAATAGCTTTTTCCACCTCGCATCAATCGAACTGGAGGGGGCTCGTCGTAACGACATACCCCTGGCTCTTCTGAATCTTGATATCGATAACTTTAATCAAGTGAACAATCGCTGGGGCCACCAGGCTGCGGATCAGGTCCTTCTTGACGTTTGTAACTCCGTTAAGCAGCATCTGCGAATCGAAGACTTATTCGGACGGATTGTCGACGAAGAGCTCTCGGTTTTGTTTGTGAACGCCGATGAGTGTCATTCTCTTGCTCTGTCCGAATCAATACGACATGATCTTGAGATCCTTCCGGGCATCTTCGATCATTCTGATTACCGGCCACGAATCAGTGGAGGTCTCGTCAGCCTCTCTCCAAACGACAATGAATTTGCGGATCTCTTCGGTCGTGCTGATCAGGCTCTGTCAATGGCCAAAGGAAATGGCAGAAACCAGATCGTTCGGATTATTTGA
- a CDS encoding alpha/beta hydrolase, producing MLLVHGPGGNRQMFRSRKVGRALAERGLSTLQVNLLLNAEGHTNEIPWDLNVLTDRLVSTLQWIGRNQELSALPLGLLGTGSGAAVVIEAAVREPGRVAAIVSCAGRPDLAFESLATLECPILLLVGKLDVDLLELNAWATSFLRAKHELAVLQEMSDLLAEPKATELVADLTAEWMLQEM from the coding sequence GTGCTGCTGGTTCATGGGCCTGGAGGCAACCGGCAGATGTTTAGAAGCAGAAAGGTCGGAAGAGCGCTAGCCGAACGGGGGTTATCAACTCTTCAGGTCAATCTCCTGCTGAATGCGGAAGGGCATACGAACGAGATTCCATGGGATCTGAACGTACTGACAGATCGCTTAGTCAGCACGCTCCAGTGGATCGGTCGAAATCAAGAGCTCTCTGCACTGCCTCTAGGGCTACTGGGAACAGGCAGCGGTGCAGCAGTCGTCATTGAGGCCGCAGTGAGAGAGCCAGGGAGAGTTGCCGCAATTGTCAGTTGTGCTGGCCGTCCTGACTTGGCATTCGAGTCATTGGCCACTCTGGAATGCCCGATCCTACTTTTAGTAGGCAAGCTGGATGTGGACCTTTTAGAGCTGAATGCCTGGGCCACGAGCTTCTTAAGGGCTAAGCACGAACTGGCCGTTCTCCAAGAGATGAGCGATCTTCTAGCGGAACCCAAAGCGACGGAGTTAGTCGCAGACTTAACAGCAGAGTGGATGCTGCAGGAAATGTGA
- a CDS encoding RNA polymerase sigma factor RpoD/SigA, whose product MSDAFGDYLRQIGRIPLLTPQEEVHLGTIVRQWKDDEKPSAALERRGRRALKRIVTANLRLVVTVSMRYSRRLQHLGFDSMDLVQAGNLGLLRAVEKYDPSRGYKFSTYGYWWIRQSIHRYLQEHNGSIRLPVNVVNLATRAASMQSNSRTYLSVDEMARLLDESPQRLLHAINVHYRSNTLSLDQQIASADGAMTILDTVTDKEEIEIHDDYAWMYSLMQHLSCPEADVIKLRYGAEDQPSFAEVARTIGRTKDQVQRLERKALAKLRTRLTPVLFPIG is encoded by the coding sequence ATGAGTGATGCATTCGGTGACTACTTGCGTCAAATCGGTCGTATCCCCCTTTTGACCCCTCAAGAGGAAGTTCATCTGGGAACGATCGTCAGGCAATGGAAGGATGACGAAAAGCCCTCTGCTGCCCTCGAGCGCAGAGGACGCAGGGCTTTAAAGCGGATCGTTACAGCAAACCTGCGGCTCGTCGTCACCGTCTCAATGCGCTATTCAAGACGCCTACAGCATCTTGGTTTCGATTCCATGGATCTTGTGCAAGCAGGAAATCTTGGATTGCTAAGAGCAGTTGAGAAATACGATCCTAGTCGAGGGTACAAGTTTTCTACGTACGGCTATTGGTGGATTCGCCAGTCGATTCATCGCTATTTGCAAGAACACAATGGAAGTATCCGTCTCCCAGTGAATGTTGTTAATCTGGCGACGCGTGCAGCTTCTATGCAAAGTAATAGCAGAACATACTTGTCTGTTGATGAGATGGCTCGCCTCTTGGATGAGTCGCCTCAGCGTTTGCTTCATGCAATCAATGTGCACTACCGTAGCAACACCTTGTCTCTTGATCAGCAAATTGCAAGTGCCGACGGTGCAATGACGATTCTCGATACCGTAACCGATAAAGAAGAGATCGAAATTCATGACGACTACGCATGGATGTATAGCCTTATGCAGCATCTGTCTTGCCCAGAGGCAGATGTTATCAAGCTGCGCTATGGCGCAGAAGACCAACCTTCCTTCGCCGAGGTGGCAAGAACGATTGGACGCACAAAAGACCAGGTCCAAAGACTTGAGCGAAAAGCTCTTGCAAAGCTCAGGACAAGACTGACCCCAGTCCTCTTCCCTATTGGTTAG
- the cfa gene encoding cyclopropane fatty acyl phospholipid synthase produces the protein MAIPATLLAATGAADVQFNGDRPWDLQVHRRQFYGELLRNGSLALGDGYVRGDWDCEHLSEMISRLLKSGANRPLALQGRLVESIQWLSDQILNPQGITQSLRVGRRHYDIDPRVYEAMLGPSMAYSCGYWRHATNLDDAQEAKLHLVCKKLELKPGDRLLDVGCGWGALARVASQHYGAEVVAITISNRQASYIREKFSDAPITVGVCDYRSLPQLNLEPFDKVASIGMFEHVGRRNDRTFHQVMNDCLNPEGLMLLHTIGSASTTHRTDRWIDTHIFPGGRLPSAMQLCKGLEGILLIEDWESFGQDYERTLLSWWENFELAWPRLCQEIGQDFYRFWRYYLLSCAGYFRSRQGQLWQLVLSRADRQSTYRSIRPSSDEWISTSSPQDAADSGQECCIN, from the coding sequence ATGGCCATTCCTGCCACCCTGCTTGCCGCCACTGGTGCAGCCGATGTGCAGTTTAATGGCGACCGTCCCTGGGATCTTCAGGTGCATCGGCGACAGTTCTATGGAGAACTCTTGAGAAATGGCTCGCTCGCCCTTGGTGATGGCTATGTGCGCGGCGACTGGGACTGCGAGCACTTAAGTGAAATGATCTCCCGGCTCCTGAAGTCGGGTGCGAATCGTCCTCTCGCTCTTCAGGGAAGGCTGGTTGAATCCATTCAATGGTTGTCTGATCAGATTCTAAATCCGCAAGGAATTACTCAATCACTGCGAGTGGGGCGTCGCCACTACGACATTGATCCACGCGTTTATGAAGCAATGCTTGGTCCCTCGATGGCCTATAGCTGCGGATATTGGCGACATGCCACCAATCTCGATGATGCCCAGGAGGCAAAGTTGCACCTTGTCTGTAAGAAACTAGAACTCAAGCCGGGTGATCGTCTGCTTGACGTGGGCTGTGGATGGGGAGCCCTAGCTCGGGTCGCCTCACAGCACTACGGAGCAGAGGTGGTGGCGATCACTATCTCCAACAGACAGGCAAGCTATATTCGAGAGAAGTTCTCTGATGCTCCAATCACAGTTGGAGTCTGTGATTACAGGAGTTTGCCTCAACTCAATCTTGAACCCTTTGACAAGGTGGCATCGATAGGCATGTTTGAACATGTCGGACGTCGTAATGACCGGACATTCCATCAGGTGATGAACGATTGCCTGAATCCAGAGGGGTTGATGCTGTTGCACACGATTGGTTCTGCTTCAACGACTCATCGCACCGATCGATGGATAGATACTCACATCTTTCCTGGAGGACGACTCCCCTCGGCAATGCAACTCTGCAAGGGACTTGAAGGGATTCTGCTGATAGAGGACTGGGAATCTTTCGGACAGGACTATGAGCGTACTCTTCTCTCTTGGTGGGAGAACTTTGAATTGGCATGGCCAAGACTCTGTCAGGAGATAGGGCAAGACTTTTACCGCTTCTGGCGCTACTACTTGCTGAGTTGTGCGGGGTACTTCCGATCAAGGCAGGGACAGCTCTGGCAATTGGTTCTCAGCAGAGCTGACCGACAGAGCACTTATCGATCCATTCGCCCAAGTTCTGATGAATGGATCTCGACATCTTCGCCGCAAGATGCAGCAGACTCTGGGCAAGAGTGCTGCATCAATTGA
- a CDS encoding glycosyl hydrolase family 57, whose product MQEPRLCGQEAAIRAAMAEPGTYWREHSPLQLDQLRSGFACALHMHQPTIPAGAGGELISHLQYMLEHPGEGDNHNAEPFAQCYRRLTDLIPELIEQGCSPRIMLDISGNLLWGAEQMDRSDITDAWRHLACDPEMQRHVEWLGTFWGHAVAPSTPIPDLRLQIEAWQHQFASAFGLEALQRVRGFSLPEMALPNHPDTLFALVDALQQAGYRWVLLQEHSIETLAGGPLSEAQKYLPNRLIARNGQGERREITALIKTQGSDTKLVGQMQPYYEALSRDRLPLGDISVPSLVSQIADGENGGVMMNEFPQAFLQAHQRSSAEPGTAAINGSEYLELLDCDPAAFPAIQAAGQAELLQGLGERWSAQQLQERIDAGCNVEGASWTNDLSWVKGYESVLEPMQQLSAAFHQRYPTALPSDPSYQQALLHLLLLETSCFRYWGQGTWTDYARELHRRGQALLSHSSQSA is encoded by the coding sequence ATGCAGGAACCCAGGCTCTGCGGCCAAGAAGCCGCGATCCGCGCCGCCATGGCCGAGCCCGGGACCTACTGGCGCGAGCACTCGCCCCTGCAGCTCGATCAGCTGCGCTCGGGCTTTGCCTGCGCGCTGCACATGCACCAGCCCACCATCCCAGCGGGCGCTGGCGGGGAGTTGATCTCCCACCTCCAGTACATGCTTGAGCACCCGGGGGAGGGCGATAACCACAACGCCGAGCCCTTTGCCCAGTGCTACCGCCGCCTGACCGATCTGATCCCTGAGCTGATCGAGCAGGGCTGCAGCCCGCGGATCATGCTCGACATCTCCGGGAATCTGCTCTGGGGAGCCGAGCAGATGGACCGCAGCGACATCACAGATGCCTGGCGCCACCTGGCCTGTGATCCCGAGATGCAACGGCACGTCGAGTGGCTCGGCACCTTCTGGGGCCATGCCGTCGCCCCCTCGACTCCGATCCCGGATCTACGGCTGCAGATCGAGGCCTGGCAGCACCAGTTCGCCTCAGCCTTTGGCCTGGAGGCCCTGCAGCGGGTGCGCGGCTTCTCCCTACCGGAGATGGCCCTGCCCAATCACCCCGACACCCTCTTCGCCCTGGTCGATGCCCTGCAGCAAGCCGGCTACCGCTGGGTTCTGCTGCAGGAGCACAGCATCGAGACCCTCGCTGGCGGCCCCCTCAGTGAGGCCCAGAAGTATCTGCCCAATCGCCTGATCGCCCGCAATGGCCAGGGCGAGCGCCGCGAGATCACCGCCTTGATCAAAACCCAGGGCTCCGACACCAAGCTGGTGGGCCAGATGCAGCCCTACTACGAAGCCCTCAGCCGGGATCGCCTCCCCCTGGGAGACATCAGCGTGCCGTCCCTGGTCTCCCAGATCGCCGATGGCGAGAACGGCGGCGTGATGATGAACGAATTCCCCCAGGCCTTCCTCCAGGCCCACCAGCGCAGCTCCGCTGAGCCGGGCACCGCCGCCATTAACGGCAGCGAATACCTCGAACTGCTGGATTGCGACCCCGCCGCCTTCCCCGCGATCCAGGCCGCAGGCCAAGCGGAACTGCTCCAGGGACTCGGGGAGCGCTGGTCAGCGCAGCAGCTGCAGGAGCGCATCGACGCCGGCTGCAACGTCGAGGGGGCCTCCTGGACCAACGACCTCAGTTGGGTCAAGGGCTACGAGAGCGTGCTCGAGCCGATGCAGCAACTCAGCGCCGCCTTCCACCAGCGCTACCCGACGGCCCTCCCCAGTGATCCCAGCTACCAGCAGGCCCTGCTGCACCTGTTGCTGCTGGAGACCAGCTGCTTCCGCTACTGGGGCCAGGGCACCTGGACCGACTACGCCCGCGAGCTCCATCGCCGCGGCCAGGCGCTGCTGAGCCACTCCAGCCAGAGCGCCTAA
- a CDS encoding sigma factor, producing the protein MHPSVRQWLERSRRHAPLPERTVLELARTIQCWQQHPAGPAQAPRAIQKRGLRARDRLVRHNLALVGFTWRKQHSGLSPEDAATADALQEAALNLLRAAEKFDPTRGYRFSTYASFWIRRGLLRFCQRNRRCIAFPREQAALVLKAEQLSEERMRCNGIGPSLSWLAAQLSTRKQPIAPAQLEALIRSWNHTQTCSIEAFAF; encoded by the coding sequence ATGCATCCATCCGTTCGCCAGTGGCTTGAGCGCAGCCGTCGCCATGCACCCCTGCCAGAGCGCACGGTGCTGGAGCTGGCCCGCACGATTCAATGCTGGCAGCAACATCCAGCCGGTCCCGCCCAGGCCCCGAGAGCGATTCAAAAGCGGGGCCTGCGGGCGCGGGATCGACTGGTGCGCCACAACCTCGCCCTGGTGGGATTCACCTGGAGAAAGCAACACAGCGGCCTGAGCCCTGAGGATGCAGCAACGGCCGATGCCCTGCAGGAGGCGGCCCTGAATCTGCTGCGGGCCGCAGAGAAATTTGACCCAACCCGGGGCTATCGCTTCTCCACCTACGCCAGCTTCTGGATCCGCCGCGGATTGCTGCGGTTCTGCCAGCGCAACCGGCGCTGCATTGCCTTCCCCCGCGAGCAGGCCGCGCTGGTGCTCAAGGCCGAGCAACTCAGTGAAGAGCGCATGCGCTGCAATGGGATTGGCCCCAGCCTGAGCTGGCTCGCCGCCCAGCTGAGCACGAGAAAACAGCCCATCGCGCCGGCGCAATTAGAAGCCTTGATCCGCAGCTGGAATCACACCCAGACCTGCTCCATTGAGGCCTTCGCTTTCTAA
- a CDS encoding DNA-binding response regulator: protein MNPAVLRQQIQALQRAISTLQQDWSIAVCAADERLIGIVCLLLDRCDFAAGSIAELLALPLPKQQKLLLICDDELADGGALELIQRLPQATVLVCLDAAIPQERLALLWRSGAAGLCCRQHCGGGRLLQAVLMLMRGLQSLDPLLGERLRGQPPRLIPLQGNEQHLLELLARGFNSREIAALEQRRSDTIRRQLSALYRKVGVRDQRALLAWGLGQGLVRPRDLACRTPDH from the coding sequence GTGAATCCGGCTGTACTCCGCCAACAGATTCAGGCGCTGCAGCGGGCCATCAGCACTCTGCAGCAGGACTGGAGCATTGCCGTCTGCGCAGCGGATGAACGGCTGATTGGGATCGTCTGCCTACTGCTCGATCGCTGCGACTTTGCTGCGGGGTCCATCGCAGAACTGCTGGCCCTGCCGCTGCCCAAGCAGCAGAAGTTGCTGCTGATTTGTGATGACGAGCTCGCCGATGGCGGCGCCCTGGAGTTGATCCAGCGCCTGCCGCAGGCAACGGTCCTGGTCTGCCTCGATGCCGCCATTCCGCAGGAACGCCTGGCCCTGCTCTGGCGCAGCGGCGCTGCGGGACTCTGCTGCCGCCAGCACTGCGGCGGCGGTCGTCTGCTCCAGGCGGTGCTGATGCTGATGCGGGGGCTGCAATCCCTCGATCCGCTGTTAGGGGAGCGGCTGCGCGGGCAACCACCGCGGCTGATCCCCCTACAAGGCAACGAGCAGCACCTGCTGGAGCTGCTCGCCCGCGGTTTCAACAGCCGGGAGATCGCGGCGCTGGAGCAACGCCGCAGCGACACCATCCGCCGTCAGCTCAGTGCGCTGTACCGCAAAGTCGGTGTGCGAGACCAGCGCGCCTTGCTCGCCTGGGGGCTCGGACAGGGCCTGGTGCGCCCCCGCGACCTGGCCTGCCGCACACCAGATCACTGA
- a CDS encoding sigma factor — MPTRLSSEQRRFACQHLGLAHQQAHRYARRWGMPIEELLSPAYEGLCKGAAQFDAAKGYRPSSYLVSKVKGELLHHLRDTGFAVRISHRYRELWVKARRWLELDLSDAEIAIRLGVPLALWLDCRQACGLRPGTLEGL, encoded by the coding sequence ATGCCCACTCGCCTCAGCTCCGAGCAACGCCGTTTTGCCTGCCAGCACCTCGGTCTCGCCCACCAACAAGCCCACCGCTATGCGCGGCGCTGGGGCATGCCGATCGAGGAGCTACTCAGCCCGGCCTACGAAGGGCTCTGCAAAGGAGCAGCCCAGTTCGATGCCGCCAAGGGCTATCGCCCCTCCAGCTACCTGGTCAGCAAGGTCAAAGGGGAGCTGCTGCATCACCTGCGCGACACCGGCTTCGCCGTGCGCATCAGCCATCGCTACCGCGAGCTCTGGGTCAAGGCCCGCCGCTGGCTCGAGCTGGACCTCAGCGACGCCGAGATCGCCATCCGCCTAGGGGTGCCCCTGGCCCTCTGGCTGGACTGCCGCCAGGCCTGCGGACTGCGCCCCGGAACCCTTGAGGGCCTTTGA
- a CDS encoding fatty acid desaturase, protein MVRLTTAVSSPSRRSISPADQDFPSKAELLGALPEELLRHDPLKSWGSLALSLGLSLLAYGLGTLIPLSWAALPLWLVYGLGTGTVAMGCWVLAHECGHNAFHPNRRVEGVVGFVLHSLLLVPYYCWARSHAVHHAYCNELERGQTHVPPRASSPMGLFTEGLAGKLGRPMAGLVALFNHVVIGWPLYLLFGVTGGEAYGSSVSHFRMPDQGVPLKRPLFPAAFRRWMLRSNIGLVVVLAALVVAAIQFSPLRVLAVYGLPYLVVNGWLVIYTWLQHTDVEIPHYDSQHWTWVKGALQTVDRPYGPLINLLHHGIGSTHVCHHVNSAIPHYNAWRGTALLRQRYPQLVRFDPTPIHKALWRVATRCKAVRQSPVDGAFYF, encoded by the coding sequence GTGGTCCGTTTGACCACGGCCGTTTCTTCCCCTTCCCGGCGTTCGATCAGCCCCGCCGATCAGGACTTCCCCAGCAAGGCCGAACTGCTCGGCGCGCTGCCGGAGGAGTTGCTGCGCCATGACCCGCTGAAGTCCTGGGGGAGCCTGGCCCTCTCCTTGGGCCTGTCCCTGTTGGCCTACGGGCTGGGCACCCTGATTCCTTTGAGCTGGGCGGCCCTGCCGCTCTGGCTCGTCTACGGGCTGGGGACCGGCACCGTGGCCATGGGCTGTTGGGTCCTGGCCCATGAATGCGGTCACAACGCCTTCCACCCGAACCGACGGGTCGAGGGTGTGGTGGGCTTTGTGCTGCACAGCCTGCTGCTGGTCCCCTACTACTGCTGGGCCCGCAGTCATGCGGTGCACCACGCCTATTGCAACGAGCTCGAGCGGGGCCAGACCCATGTGCCGCCGCGGGCGAGCTCGCCCATGGGGCTATTCACCGAAGGACTGGCCGGCAAGCTCGGTCGCCCCATGGCGGGCTTGGTGGCCTTGTTCAACCACGTCGTCATCGGCTGGCCGCTCTATCTGCTGTTTGGTGTCACCGGCGGTGAGGCCTACGGCAGTTCGGTCTCCCATTTCCGGATGCCTGATCAGGGCGTTCCCCTGAAGCGGCCCCTCTTCCCTGCGGCCTTCCGCCGCTGGATGCTGCGCTCCAACATTGGCCTAGTGGTGGTGCTGGCGGCCCTTGTCGTGGCCGCGATTCAGTTCTCGCCGCTGCGGGTGCTGGCGGTCTACGGCCTCCCTTATCTGGTGGTGAATGGCTGGCTGGTGATTTACACCTGGCTGCAGCACACCGATGTGGAGATTCCCCACTACGACTCCCAGCACTGGACCTGGGTGAAGGGGGCGCTGCAGACCGTTGATCGGCCCTACGGCCCGCTGATCAACCTGCTGCACCACGGCATTGGCTCAACCCACGTCTGCCACCACGTGAACTCGGCCATCCCCCACTACAACGCCTGGCGCGGGACGGCGCTGCTGCGCCAGCGCTACCCCCAGCTGGTGCGCTTTGACCCCACGCCCATCCACAAAGCCCTCTGGCGTGTGGCGACCCGCTGTAAAGCGGTGCGGCAGTCCCCGGTGGATGGGGCCTTCTACTTCTGA
- a CDS encoding PAP/fibrillin family protein, producing the protein MGKTSPPERRELLELLRQKPRGSANRQRQRIEQLIGVLEGAQPADLSDPNTQPLLEGVWELRWSSSQQPYLRVAPWLENLQGLAPSQGRGVNQLRLPGPLGAITVEAQLTLDPDRAQRVQVRFRRGGWVGPNLGGKRLQWLQDVQQSFPAWLDITVVDRELRICRGNAGTLFALLRRPELSVDQLLKP; encoded by the coding sequence ATGGGCAAAACCAGCCCCCCGGAGCGAAGGGAACTGCTGGAGCTCCTGCGCCAGAAACCCAGGGGCAGCGCCAACCGGCAGCGCCAGCGGATCGAGCAGCTCATTGGCGTCCTCGAGGGCGCCCAGCCCGCGGACCTCTCGGACCCGAATACCCAGCCGCTGTTGGAGGGAGTCTGGGAGTTGCGCTGGAGCAGCAGCCAGCAGCCCTATCTGAGAGTCGCCCCCTGGCTGGAGAACCTCCAGGGCCTGGCCCCCTCCCAAGGACGCGGCGTCAACCAGCTGCGCCTACCCGGGCCCCTGGGCGCCATCACCGTGGAAGCCCAGTTGACCCTGGACCCCGATCGCGCCCAGCGGGTCCAGGTGCGCTTTCGCCGCGGTGGCTGGGTTGGACCCAACCTGGGGGGGAAGCGTCTCCAGTGGCTCCAGGACGTTCAGCAGTCCTTCCCGGCCTGGCTGGACATCACCGTTGTCGATCGCGAGCTCAGGATCTGCCGCGGCAATGCCGGCACCCTCTTTGCCCTGCTGCGGCGGCCGGAGTTGAGCGTCGATCAACTGCTCAAGCCCTAA